The DNA region CAAATTATTCAAATTCTATTATGAATGTCACGATCTCAATTTTAAAACAGTATGGAATACAATCGATATATCCTTCAATTGCTGTTCTAGATAAAGAGTTAGAAAAAAATTATAAGAATATAGTATATATTTTGATAGATGCTTTGGGGGATTCCATTTTAAAGAGACATAGTGACGTTGCTCAAAGCTTGATAAAGGATCAAATCTCAACAATTACATCTGTTTTCCCTCCAACAACCGTTGCTGCGACCACTTCTGTATTAACTGGGTTGCAGCCAATAGAAACTGGTTGGTTAGGATGGTGTCAATATGTGAAAGAAGAAAATAAAAATGTTATATTTTTTACTAACAAAGATTATTACGATGATAAAACAGTTTTTAACTATAATGTTAGCGAAAAAAATGTTCCGGTTCAAAAAATATATGAATTGATTGAACAGGCAAACTTAGATGTTTCTACACGAGAAATTTTCCCTGCATTTCGAGATGCAAATCATGATTCTTTTTTAAAACAATGCAAAACCATTATTGAGACTTGCCAAGAAAAAGGCAAACATTTTATTTATACCTATTGGGATAAGTTAGATACCTATATGCACGAGTTTGGGCCAGGATCTGTTGAAGCTCATAAAATGCTTGATTCCATTAACAAAGGATACGAATATTTAAAAGATAAAATTGATGAAGATACAATGATTATT from Bacillota bacterium includes:
- a CDS encoding alkaline phosphatase family protein, whose product is MKPIQFPNYSNSIMNVTISILKQYGIQSIYPSIAVLDKELEKNYKNIVYILIDALGDSILKRHSDVAQSLIKDQISTITSVFPPTTVAATTSVLTGLQPIETGWLGWCQYVKEENKNVIFFTNKDYYDDKTVFNYNVSEKNVPVQKIYELIEQANLDVSTREIFPAFRDANHDSFLKQCKTIIETCQEKGKHFIYTYWDKLDTYMHEFGPGSVEAHKMLDSINKGYEYLKDKIDEDTMIILIADHGQIDVLPIEFRKYTDLWNTFVHEPSVESRATAFFIKENKKDEFERLFNNYFREYFVLYKTEEVIKMNLFGVGKEHPKFREFLGDYFAIATDNYYFKMDKSNFRMKGQHSGLLSEEMIVPLIMFSKKKEA